In Crassostrea angulata isolate pt1a10 chromosome 6, ASM2561291v2, whole genome shotgun sequence, a genomic segment contains:
- the LOC128189882 gene encoding DIS3-like exonuclease 2, with amino-acid sequence MASKDTNSQLLGKDEIDNCRVVDSQNNAKTVAPSADNTKAKTSKPKEKVGSYTQLLRQHQKKSPRNMEDPEQKKSSKAAKKKVCEMIVESTQRSVENEGRKCSGMDDTTPTGNIASSTPISDGSKSSNETYPDVKSELSSLSVNVGKNDSHLVAGSQAEFKDGEKSAKSKSEKRPDSGKSKQNPQGAESSGERQKNEKGGMKGDKRKELLDKTDRPKSGKSRQNNRRNEEFVDNVLESREEESSGKKMKRNKYKQDGKESESRSTSGNENESKHNEPEAEKSGDCRPRSGKSTKGRNPQGGPKKELSEKLDNNSQRRGHNRGKQNMKGQQQNNNRGQSSKFQPAFEPYWSKEEVSAGLKRGELLQGQFRINVKNYEECFIDHPDGTRDVLIHGTKDRNRAFHGDIVAIQLKDKMEWRVHEKHLTDLDEEHRQRNGEEEVSSSMKSGDVATGATGNSTNVNNDGRKSDSKMNTPKKKYLSVQGALTNNSPVVKSLFHSEEKDDDLENKLLQPTARVVAIIEKRNNRACTGNIMLMTDKSRDWAFFRPIDSRMPRMRVPMSECPKDFYERPDDHKNTLFICRIVDWKDNMQAFGSLMKSLGEAGEIEPETEGMLIENDVDFSEFPQEAIDSLPVQQLPWRIPAEEYEYRRDFRSQCVFTIDPSTARDLDDALSCEQLPDGNFEVGVHIADVSYFLKEGTILDKIAGHRATSVYLVQKVIPMLPRILCEELCSLNPDEDRLTFSVVWKMSEKGEIYEEWFGRSVIKSCCKLAYEHAQGFIEQPDKEWTIEELPPISEKFSVQQIKERTLNLHKIAQKLRKNRADSGALRLDQVKLQFCLNDETGLPNGYSIYQQKDSNRLVEEFMLLANMAVAHKTYKTFPQKALLRRHPPPKSKMMEDLRDLCKCLGVPIDITSSQTLQRSLWSYLGNDEFSGARMQVLVSMCSKPMQNALYFCTGCLEDEELYRHYALNVPLYTHFTSPIRRYADVLVHRTLSAVLGYTPEIKLSPVEINKQALQCNEKKTNSKRVQEMSVDLYFSVFVKEAGPFEERAMVMGVYDKSFDIFILKFGVSKRVYTDKLDIKDKTFLKEQKESVLTLIWNPEKEGGESVQEQVTIFSLVDCVMAAGELPLQWMVTIKPPHKRKKQQPEAELSTQMDNLDLS; translated from the exons atggcATCCAAGGATACAAATAGTCAACTTCTTGGAAAAGATGAAATTGATAACTGCAGAGTAGTAGATTCCCAGAACAATGCAAAGACAGTTGCCCCATCTGCAGATAATACAAAAGCAAAAACCAGCAAACCCAAGGAGAAAGTAGGCAGTTATACACAGTTGTTAAGACAGCATCAGAAGAAATCACCAAGAAATATG GAGGATCCAGAACAGAAGAAGTCTTCAAAAGCAGCGAAGAAAAAGGTTTGTGAGATGATTGTGGAATCCACACAGAGATCTGTAGAGAACGAGGGACGAAAATGTAGTGGAATGGACGATACCACTCCGACAGGAAACATTGCCTCTAGTACTCCCATAAGTGATGGTTCTAAATCTTCTAATGAAACATACCCAGATGTAAAAAGTGAACTAAGTTCATTAAGTGTAAATGTTGGCAAAAATGACAGCCATTTGGTTGCTGGATCACAGGCTGAATTCAAAGATGGAGAAAAGAGTGCCAAAAGTAAGTCGGAGAAAAGGCCAGATAGTGGAAAATCTAAACAGAATCCTCAAGGTGCTGAAAGCTCAGGGGAGAGGCAGAAAAATGAAAAGGGAGGCATGAAAGGAGATAAAAGGAAAGAACTGCTGGACAAAACTGATAGGCCCAAAAGTGGGAAAAGTAGACAAAATAATAGAAGGAATGAAGAATTCGTAGACAATGTATTAGAAAGTAGAGAGGAAGAATCCAGtggaaagaaaatgaaaagaaacaaatataaacaagATGGAAAGGAAAGTGAAAGTAGATCTACAAGtggaaatgaaaatgaaagtaaacacAATGAGCCAGAAGCAGAGAAAAGTGGAGACTGTAGACCAAGAAGTGGAAAGTCCACTAAGGGCAGAAATCCACAAGGAGGTCCTAAGAAAGAATTAAGTGAGAAACTGGACAACAATTCACAGAGAAGGGGACATAATAGAGGGAAACAGAACATGAaag GCCAGCAGCAAAACAACAACAGAGGACAATCCTCCAAATTCCAG CCAGCGTTTGAACCATACTGGTCAAAAGAGGAGGTTTCTGCTGGACTCAAGCGAGGAGAACTGCTACAG GGACAATTTAGGATTAATGTGAAGAATTATGAAGAGTGCTTCATTGATCACCCA GATGGTACCAGGGATGTCCTTATTCATGGGACCAAAGACAGGAACAGAGCCTTTCACGGAGATATTGTGGCCATCCAGCTGAAGGATAAGATGGAGTGGAGG GTTCATGAGAAACATCTGACGGATCTAGATGAAGAACATCGACAAAGGAACGGTGAGGAAGAAGTGTCAAGCTCCATGAAATCAGGTGACGTTGCCACAGGTGCGACTGGGAACAgcacaaatgtaaacaatgatGGCAGAAAATCTGACAGCAAAATGAACACCCCCAAGAAAAAGTACTTGTCCGTGCAGGGAGCTCTCACCAACAACAGCCCTGTGGTCAAATCTCTGTTTCACTCTGAAGAAAAAGATGATGACCTGGAAAACAAGCTTTTGCAACCAACAGCCAGG GTTGTAGCAATTATAGAGAAGAGAAACAATCGAGCATGCACAGGAAACATAATGCTGATGACAGACAAAAGCAGGGACTGGGCGTTCTTCAGACCCATCGACTCCAGAATGCCTCGCATGAGGGTACCAATGTCGGAGTGTCCCAAAG ATTTTTATGAACGGCCGGATGACCACAAGAACACTCTGTTCATCTGTAGGATTGTAGATTGGAAGGACAATATGCAGGCTTTTGG GTCCCTGATGAAGAGCCTGGGAGAGGCAGGAGAGATAGAGCCAGAGACAGAAGGAATGCTGATCGAAAATGATGTGGACTTTTCAGAATTTCCACAGGAG GCCATAGACAGTCTGCCTGTCCAGCAATTACCTTGGAGAATTCCAGCGGAAGAATATGAATACAGACGGGATTTCCGATCCCAATGTGTATTTACCATTGATCCCTCCACAGCAAGGGATTTGGACGATGCTCTCTCATGTGAACAGTTACCTGATG GTAATTTTGAGGTTGGTGTCCACATTGCTGATGTTAGTTACTTCTTGAAGGAAGGaacaattttggataaaattgCAGGTCACAGAGCCACTAGTGTCTACTTAGTACAAAAG GTAATTCCCATGTTACCCAGAATTCTTTGTGAGGAACTATGCAGTTTGAATCCTGATGAAGATCGACTAACATTTTCTGTAGTTTGGAAAATGTCAGAGAAAGGGGAG ATTTATGAGGAGTGGTTCGGTCGTTCTGTGATAAAGTCTTGTTGTAAATTGGCTTACGAGCATGCTCAGGGATTCATAGAGCAGCCAGACAAGGAATGGACTATTGAAGAGTTACCACCCATATCCGAAAAGTTCTCTGTGCAGCAGATTAAGGAGAGAACTCTAAATCTACACAAG ATCGCACAGAAATTAAGGAAGAATCGAGCAGACAGTGGGGCTCTGAGGCTGGATCAGGTCAAGCTACAGTTTTGTCTGAACGATGAGACAGGGCTTCCCAATGGCTACAGTATCTACCAGCAGAAGGACAGCAACAG ACTGGTGGAAGAATTCATGTTGCTGGCCAACATGGCAGTGGCCCACAAGACATACAAAACTTTCCCCCAGAAGGCTTTACTGAGGCGTCACCCTCCCCCCAAATCCAAGATGATGGAGGATCTG AGAGACCTTTGTAAATGCCTTGGGGTCCCCATTGACATCACCAGCTCACAGACTCTTCAG AGGTCTTTATGGAGTTACTTAGGGAATGATGAATTCTCAGGGGCCAGGATGCAGGTGCTTGTCAGTATGTGCTCCAAACCAATGCAG AACGCTCTGTATTTTTGCACCGGTTGCCTGGAGGATGAGGAACTATACAGACATTATGCCCTGAACGTCCCTCTGTACACCCACTTCACCAGCCCCATCCGACGATACGCCGATGTCCTGGTACACAGAACACTTTCAGCTGTCCTAG GGTATACTCCAGAAATCAAACTTTCTCCAGTAGAGATAAACAAACAGGCCCTGCAGTGTAATGAGAAAAAGACCAACTCCAAGCGAGTCCAAGAAATGTCTGTGGACCTCTACTTCTCGGTGTTTGTCAAG GAAGCTGGTCCCTTTGAAGAGAGAGCTATGGTGATGGGTGTATATGACAAGTCATTTGACATCTTCATTCTGAAATTTGGAGTCAGTAAAAGAGTTTACACTGAT AAACTGGACATAAAGGACAAGACCTTTTTAAAAGAACAGAAGGAGTCAGTGTTGACCTTAATCTGGAATCCGGAGAAGGAGGGCGGGGAAAGTGTGCAGGAACAGGTCACCATCTTCTCTCTGGTCGACTGTGTGATGGCAGCAGGGGAACTCCCACTACAGTGGATG GTCACAATCAAACCACCCCACAAGAGAAAGAAGCAGCAGCCAGaagcagaattaagtactcaaaTGGACAATCTGGATCTCAGCTAA
- the LOC128189778 gene encoding vacuole membrane protein 1-like has protein sequence MTKSTAKKRSQSNDVNGATLRQESQEEKMLDLLHEERKEREKIVLWRQPVTTLHYFVRESVCLTSEFSQRLLKWKKTVVICLALFILAALAYKTEGPHQQGIGTLQKTLLWWGYWVGLGILSSVGLGTGLHTFLLYLGPHIAAVTLAAYECNSIDFPEPPYPNDIVCPDGDTSKNIITMWTIISKVRIEAIMWGAGTAIGELPPYFMARAARLSGADLDSDDFEEIEELLHEKQSHPEEIGFLERAKIGVHNLVQKVGFFGILACASIPNPLFDLAGITCGHFLIPFWTFFGATLIGKAIIKMHIQKFFVIFIFSHHHVEQLVRLIGAIPSFGESLQTPFKTYLEAQKKKLHHKAGSNIPGEANLLSWIFEKVVIVMVVYFLLSILNSMAQKYHKRLCKTQHKKYMH, from the exons ATGACTAAGTCAACTGCAAAGAAGCGCAGTCAATCTAATGATGTAAATGGAGCAACTTTGAGACAGGAGAGCCAAGAGGAGAAGATGTTAGATTTGTTGCATGAAGAGAGGAAGGAGAGAGAAAAGATTGTGTTATGGCGACAACCAGTCACAACACTGCATTATTTTGTCAGAGAATCTGTATGTCTAACGTCTGAATTTTCACAAAG GTTACTGAAATGGAAAAAGACAGTGGTGATTTGCTTAGCTTTATTCATACTAGCAGCATTAGCCTATAAAACTGAAGGCCCACATCAGCAG GGGATCGGTACACTCCAGAAGACCCTGCTGTGGTGGGGTTACTGGGTGGGACTGGGGATCCTGTCCTCAGTGGGTCTGGGGACAGGCTTACATACATTTCTCTTATATCTG ggTCCACATATAGCAGCTGTTACATTAGCAGCCTATGAGTGCAATTCAATTGACTTTCCAGAACCACCATATCCTAACGA TATTGTGTGTCCTGATGGAGATACaagtaaaaatatcattacCATGTGGACCATCATCAGTAAAGTTAGAATTGAGGCCATCATGTGG GGCGCAGGGACTGCAATCGGTGAACTCCCTCCTTACTTCATGGCCCGCGCAGCCCGCTTGTCTGGGGCAGACTTGGACAGTGATGACTTTGAGGAAATCGAGGAACTTTTACATGAAAAGCAAAGCCATCCAGAAGAAATA GGTTTCTTGGAGCGAGCCAAAATTGGTGTGCACAACCTTGTCCAAAAAGTTGGCTTCTTTGGAATTTTAGCTTGCGCATCA ATTCCCAACCCACTATTTGATTTAGCTGGCATTACCTGTGGACATTTCCTCATTCCATTCTGGACTTTCTTTGGTGCAACTTTAATAGGAAAGGCAATTATTAAAATGCATATACAG aAATTCTTTGTTATTTTCATCTTTAGTCATCATCATGTAGAACAACTTGTTAGACTTATAGG GGCTATTCCAAGTTTTGGGGAATCTCTCCAGACGCCATTCAAAACATATTTAGAGGCGCAGAAAAAGAAACTTCACCACAAAGCTGGCTCTAACATTCCAGga GAGGCCAATCTTCTGAGCTGGATATTTGAGAAGGTGGTCATAGTAATGGTGGTCTACTTCCTTCTTTCCATCCTAAACTCAATGGCCCAAAAATACCACAAAAGACTCTGCAAGACACAGcacaaaaaatacatgcactag